ACGCTCGCGTGCCCGTACGACGTGCCGAAGTATCACGCCGGCAAAGGGATCGTCCGCAAGTGCGACATGTGCACCAACCGGCTGGCTGCGGGCGAGGCGCCGGCGTGCGTCCAGTCGTGCCCCAATCAGGCGATCCGCATCACGGTGGTACGGCAGGACGAGATCGCGGCCCGCGCGAGCGCCGGGACGCTTGTGCCGGGGGCGGTCGGCTCCGACTTCACGCGGCCGACGACGCAGTTTCGCACGGCGCGGCGCGAGTTGAACGCGCTGCTCCCCGCCGATGGGCGGCGAGCGACGCCGCAGCACGCACATGCGGCGCTAGTGGCGATGCTTGTGCTGACGCAAGGAGCGGTCGGCACGCTGGTGATGCTGGCTGTTTGGCTCCTCGGAGACCAAGGGGAGTTGAACTCGTTCGGCGTTGCGGCGAGCGGCGCCAGCTTCGTCACGGCGATGACAACCCTCGCAGGCGTCCTGGCCGTGGCCGGCGTCACGGCGAGCACCTTCCATCTGGGGCGGCCGCTGTACGCCTTTCGGGCCGTGTTGGGGGTCGGGCACTCCTGGCTGAGCCGCGAGATTCTCGGGTTCGGGGCGATGCTGCCGCTCGCAGCGGGGGCGTGCTTCGCCGCCTGGGGGGGTGAACGCTGGTCCTGGGCTCGGCCGGCGCTGGCGCCGCTGGTCCTGAGCGCCGCCGCCGCGGGGATCGTTGCGGCGGTCTGCTCAGCGAAGATCTACCAATTCACTCGTCGTCCATTTTGGATTGGCGTCCAGACGGGGGTGAAGTTCGCCCTGTGCGCTGTTGGGGTCGGGGCCGTCGCCGCGTGGCTGTCGGCCGTCGCCGTGGAACTCCCCGATCGCAGCGCCGCGGCGTTCGCCGTTCTGTTCGTGGCGTCGCTGGTCGCCAAACTGGCGTTTGAGGCCCGGCAGCTCGCCTGGCCCGAGCAGCAGCAAGGTCCGGCCCCCGGAGCGACGTTGGCCAAGAGCGCGGCGCTATTGCGCAACGAGCTGCGCCGCACCGCCGCGGCGCGCTTTGTCTGCGGAGCGGGGGGAGTCTGCGTTGCGCTGTTGTCGCTGGCGCTGAGCGGATTCGATCTCGCGCCTGCCGTGCACATTGCACTGGCTGCTGCGGCTGCGTGCTTATGTCTGGCCGGGGAACTGCTGGAACGCACCTTGTTCTTTCAAGCGGTCGTCCCTCACAAGATGCCGGGGGGGATTGGCCGATGAGCGCTACCGTTGCCGCCCGCCCGCGCCGGTTGTTGGCCGAGGCCTCGTCGCTGCTGCATCAGCGCGAGGGGCGGCTCACGCGCGAGTTGCTGCTGGAGCCGGGCCGGTTCGGGCTGGGAATGGTCCCCGCGACGGCCGCCCCCACGGCGACGACGACCGCGGTCTGCGGATACTGCTCGACGGGGTGCGGGCTCAATCTTCATCTCCGCGACGGGGAAGCGGTCGGCCTCACTCCCGCGACCGAGTACCCGGTCAACCTCGGCATGGCCTGTCCCAAGGGATGGGAGGCGCTTGCCGTGCTCGATTCGCCCGATCGCGCAACGACCCCGTTGCTGCGGAGCGCCGACGGGAATCTGCAGCCGATCGACTGGCCGACGGCCCTGGCGACGTTTTGCTCGCGAATGAAGGCGATTCAGGCCGAGCACGGCCCGCAGTCGGTTGCGTTCTTGAGCACAGGTCAAATCCCCACCGAGGAAATGATGCTGCTGGGCGCCCTCGCCAAGTTCGGCATGGGGATGATCCACGGCGACGGCAACACGCGCCAGTGCATGGCGACCGCGGCCACGGCGTACAAGGAGTCGTTCGGATTCGACGCCCCGCCGTTCACCTACGCGGACTTTGAGAAGTCGGACCTGATTGTTTTGATCGGCGCCAACCTGTGCGTGGGGCACCCCATTCTGTGGGAGCGGGTGCTGCAGAATCGTCGGGGGGGGAAAGTGGTCGTCGTCGATCCGCGCGCCACCGAGACGGCGCAAGCCGCGTGGCGGCATCTGGCGATTCGCCCCAAATCGGACCTGGCGTTGCTGTACGGCATTGCCCACGTTCTGGTGCGCGAGGGGTGGCTTGACGACAACTTTATCGCCGCCCACACGCGCGGGTTCGAGGAGTTCGCCCGACACGTTGAGCCGTTCACCCCCCAGCGCGCAGCGGCGGCGACCGGGCTCGACCCACAGCAGATTTGCGACATGGCGAAGCTCATCCACGAGCATCCGCGGGTGTCGTTCTGGTGGACCATGGGGGTCAACCAAAGCTACGAAGGGACCCGCACGGCCCAGGCGATCATCAACCTCGCGCTGATGACCGGCAACATCGGTCGACCCGGCACGGGGGCCAATTCGATCACCGGGCAGTGCAACGCGATGGGATCGCGGATCTTCAGCAACACGACCAACCTGTTCGGAGGGCGGAAATTCGAGAGCGAATCCGATCGACGCGAGGCGGCGACGGCGCTGGGCGTCCCCGTCGAGCGGATTCCGGACGAGCCAAGCTGGCCGTACGACCGCATCGTCGAAGGGATCCGCCGGGGCGAGATCCGCGGGTTGTGGGTCGTCGCCACGAACCCCGCCCACTCGTGGATTCACCAAGGGGATATGCGCGAGTTGCTCGGTCGACTCGACTTTCTGGTGGTTCAGGACATGTACCGCACGACCGAGACCGCCCAAATGGCCGACCTCGTCCTCCCCGCGGCGGGGTGGGGAGAGAAGGAGGGGACGTTCATCAACAGCGAACGCCGCATCGGCCTCTTGAAGAAGGTGCGCCGCGCCCCGGGCGAGGCTTTGGCCGACTTCACGATCTTCAAGTTGCTGGCCGCCGCCTGGGGGTGCGAGGAGTTGTTCGCCGCTTGGGGGACGCCCGAGGACGTGTTCCAGACGATGAAGCGGCTGTCGCGCGGCCGGCCGTGCGACGTCTCGGGAATTCGCGATTACCGCATGCTCGACGCCGCGGGAGGCGTGCAGTGGCCCTGCCCCCTGGAACTCGAGAACCCGGAACCCGAACGGCGGCTGTTCGACGACGGGCGCTTTTTCCACGAAGACGGTCGGGCCCGGTTCGTGTTCGACGCCCCGCAGTCGATGCCCGAACCCCCGGACGACGAGTATCCGCTGGTGCTGCTGACGGGACGGGGGAGCGTATCGCAATGGCATACGCAAACGCGGACCGCCCAAAGCGCCGTGTTGCGCAAGCTCTACCCGCAATCGCTCCATGTCGAGCTCCACCCGACCGACGCCGACCGGCTGGGCATCGTCGCCGGCGACGAGGTGACGATCGAGTCGCGTCGCGGGGCCCTGCAGGCGGTCGTCCAGGTGACCGCCGTCGTGCAGCCCGGGCAGGCGTTCCTGCCGATGCACGACGCGGCGACGAACCGACTCACGCTTGCTCACTTCGATCCGCATTCTCGGCAGCCGTCGTACAAGGACTGCGCCGTTCGCATTCGCAAACACGCTTGCCAGCGAGGACAATCATGATCGACCTGGCCGATGGCTGCGTCTTGGCGGCTGAACCAGAATCGACGCACGGCGCCGCCCCCTTCACGGCGGAGCAGCAGAGCTACTTGCAGGGTTTCGCCCTGGGCGCCGACGTGGCCCGCAAAGTGCAGGGGCTGCCGATCCTCGCCGGGAGCGCTGGGCCGAAAGGAGCGACGATCACGCTGGGAGGCGCCGCCGTCGCGGTCCCGTCCGGCCCGCCGCGACCGGAGCAAATTCACTACGACGCCCAAGACCGGCAACTCGCCGCGGGCGGGAAGCTGTGCGCGGAGGAGCAAGCCAAGCGCGCCGTCAACCCGCTCGACATGCGGGACCTTCTGCAGGCCCGCGCCGTCGCGGGCGAGTTTCCCAAGGGGACCGACGTCTTTCTCACGAAGTACCACGGCATGTTCTACGTGGCGCCGGCCCAGGACGCCTTTATGTGCCGGCTGCGAATCCCGGGGGGGCACCTTTCTAGTCGCCAACTCGATGGGCTCGCCGATCTCGCCGAGAAATACGCCGGAGGGTACGCCGACGTCACGACCCGAGCGAATTTTCAGCTTCGCGAGATCGCCGCAAGCGATCCGATCCATGTGCTCATGGGCCTGCATGATCTTGGGCTCACGAGCCTCGGCGCCGGGGCGGATAACATCCGCAACGTCACCGCCAGTCCCGCCAGCGGCGTCGATCCGCAGGAGTTGATCGAGACGTTGCCCCTGGCCCGCGCGATGCACCACCACATCCTCCATCACCGCGAGATGTACGGCCTGCCGCGGAAGTTCAACATCGCGTTTGACGGCGGGGGGGCGATCGCCGCGCTCGAAGACACCAACGACGTCGGTTTCGCCGCAGTTCGCGTCCCGGACGAGTTCGCCGACGCCGACTGCCCCGCGGGGACGTACTTCCAATTGACGCTGGGGGGAATCACCGGCCACTGCGACTTTGCCCGCCCGACGGGAGTGCTCGTTCGCCCGGACGAGTGCGTCGCGGTCGCCACGGCGATTGTCCGCGTGTTCAGCGAATTTGGCGACCGGACCGATCGCAAGCGGGCCCGGCTGAAGTACGTGCTCGACGAGCGCGGGTTCGAGTGGTATCTGGCCGAGGTGCAGAAGCACTTGCCGTTTGCGCTGCGTTACGTCGCGGCCGAGCGATTGGCCCCGCGACCTGCGGACAACCGGTGGGGGCACGTCGGGTTCCATCCCCAGAAGCAGTCGGGCCGGCAGTACGTCGGGTTGTCGCTCCCTGTCGGCCGATTGACCGTCGTGCAGCTTCGCGGGATCGCGCGCATCGCCGAGCGCTTCGGCAGCGGCACGATTCGGCTCACTGTGTGGCAGAACGTGCTCGTCACCGACGTCGCCGACGCCGACGTCGAAGCCGTGAAGAGCGAGATCGAGGCGCTCGGGCTCGACTGGCGGGCGAGCAGCGTCCGGGCCGGGCTCGTAGCCTGCACGGGCGCTGCCGGCTGCAAGTACGCCGGCGCCGACACGAAGCGTCACGCCTTGCTGATCGCCGACTACGTCGAAGAGCGGCTTGAACTCGACCAGCCGGTGAACATCCACCTGACCGGCTGCCACCACTCGTGCGCCCAGCACTACATCGGAGACATCGGACTGATCGCCACCGCGGTCGAAGACGGCGACGACATGGTCGAGGGCTATCACCTGCTCGTGGGCGGGGGGTACGGCGAGCGGCAGTGCCTCGGTCGTGAACTGTGCCCCTCGCTCCGTTTTGATCAAGTCCCTGCAGTCGTCGCTCGGTTGTTGGAGGGGTATCTCGCCCGGCGCCGCGACCCGCAGGAGTCCTTTCATGAATTCGCCGCCCGTCACGAGATTCCCGCGCTTCGCGAATTGTGCGAAGCCCAGCTCACGGCGGCTTGAGCCGACGGCCCCCTTGTTTCCGCCCTGAACCGCCATGTCACTTTCGCTCATTCCCGACAGCGCCCCTTTCTCGCCCGAGCAGCGCGCCTGGCTCAACGGGTTTCTCTCGGGCTGGCTTGGCGTCAACGGCGAGCAGCCGGGCGGGCTCAACGGCAACGGCGTCGCGCTCGGACTGCTTGGCGACGGCGACCAGGGACGGACGCCAACCCAGGCGGAGGAGGAGTTCCCCTGGCACGATCCTGGGCTGCCGATCGTCGAGCGGCTCGACCTCGCCGCGGAAAAGCCGCTGCCGCGGCGCCTGATGGCGGCGATGGCGCAGCTCGACTGCGGCGCCTGCGGCTACCAGTGTCAGACCTACGCCGAGGCGATCGCCGCAGGCGAAGAAAAGTGCCTGACCTTGTGCGCCCCCGGCGGCGGCGAGACGGCCAAGGCCGTCAAGGCGATCCTGAAAGAGCAGGGAGCCGCGCCTGCCGCGGCGCCGACCATGAACGGGGCGAGTCGCCCGGCGCCTGCGGGGACGAGACAAAACCCCGCCGTCGCGCGAGTCAAGGCGATTCGCAATCTCAACGGTCCCGGTTCGGCAAAGCACACGGCGCATGTGGAGATCGATCTGGCCGACTGCGGCGTCGCGTACAAGGTCGGGGACGCCTTGGGGGTGTTTCCTGCCAACTGTCCCGAACTTGTCGAGGCGATCATCGACGCCTTGGGCGCCAAAGGCGACGAGCTTGTCGAGTCGCCTGCCGGACGCGAACTGCCGCTCCGCGAGGCGTTGAGGTTGGATTGCGACCTGGCGACGGTCGACGACGCCTTGGTCGAGTTGCTGCAAAACGGGGGAGACCCCGCCGAGGCTGCCGTGGTGCGGCGCGCCGAGGAGTCCGACTCGCTGTGCGAGTACGACGTGCTCGATCTATTGCAGTTGGCGCCCAGTCGTCGCCCGACGCCGGCCGAATTGGCTGAGGCGTTGGGCCGGTTGCAGCCGCGGTTGTACTCGATCGCCAGCTCGCCCCTTGCGCACCCCGGGGAGGTCCACCTCACGGTCGGACGCGTCGAGACGGAACTGCGGGGGCGGCGTCGCAAAGGGGTGGCGTCGACGATGTTCGCCGACCGCCTGCAACCGGGCGACGAGGTGCGAGTCTTCGTCCACGCGGCGCACGGGTTCACCGTTCCGGCCGATCCTGCAGCGCCGATGATTATGGTCGGCCCCGGGACGGGGATTGCGCCGTTTCGGGCGTTTCTCGAGGAGCGCATCGCCACGGGGGCGTCGGGGCCGAACTGGCTCTTCTTCGGCGATCAACGGCGAGCGACCGATTTCCTCTATCAGGAGGAACTGGAGCCGCTGGTCGCGGCTGACCGTCTGCGACTCGACCTGGCGTTCAGCCGCGACCAGGACGAAAAAATTTACGTCCAGACCCGCATGCTCGCCGCAGGCGAGGAATTGTTCCGCTGGCTCGAGGATGGGGGATGCTTCTTTGTCTGCGGCGACGCCAAGCGGATGGCCGTCGACGTGGACCGAGCCTTGTGCGAGATCGTCGCACGGCACGGCGGGTTGTCGCCCGAAGCCGCAGCGAAGTACGTCAACGACCTGCGCCGCAGCGGCCGCTACGTCCGCGACGTCTATTAGGCCTCTCGCGCATGCCCCGCAATTGCTCGTGGTTTCTCGCCGACGAGCGGGGGCGGTTGTGCGCCCCCGCTCGCCTTGAGAATTGTCGTCCTTCTGCCGTTCAATTCGTCAGAAGTTGAGCGTGTACTCGCTGTACAAGAAGTCGGCGTCGGTCGTCTCGAGGATCTTGCTGCCGCGCCACAGGTGCGAGTAGCCGACCAAGATGCTCGACCGCGGGCCGATGCCGAACTTGGCGATGAGATCCAATTCGTCGCCGTAGTCTTTGCTGGCGAGACTCTGGGTCGGCGTGCCGCCGATCGCGGGAATAATGTCGGTGTCCTGGTTTGCCATGAAGTGCCAGTACCATAACAGCAGCGTGCACTTGGGAGTCGGGCTGGCGGTGATCAGGACGTTCGGGGCCTCGACGTTCGAGCGTTGC
The window above is part of the Pirellulales bacterium genome. Proteins encoded here:
- a CDS encoding dimethyl sulfoxide reductase anchor subunit encodes the protein MEKPRAASRALTLDELVERSLAEQRDLSAVERFSQWHEGRYGEPLQARHYHSLLPAAPQVGEQYAFEVDLDACSGCKSCVVACHALNGLDEHESWRDVGLLLAPAESSVPASVHVTTACHHCVEPACASACPVNAYEKDRTTGVVRHLDDQCIGCQYCTLACPYDVPKYHAGKGIVRKCDMCTNRLAAGEAPACVQSCPNQAIRITVVRQDEIAARASAGTLVPGAVGSDFTRPTTQFRTARRELNALLPADGRRATPQHAHAALVAMLVLTQGAVGTLVMLAVWLLGDQGELNSFGVAASGASFVTAMTTLAGVLAVAGVTASTFHLGRPLYAFRAVLGVGHSWLSREILGFGAMLPLAAGACFAAWGGERWSWARPALAPLVLSAAAAGIVAAVCSAKIYQFTRRPFWIGVQTGVKFALCAVGVGAVAAWLSAVAVELPDRSAAAFAVLFVASLVAKLAFEARQLAWPEQQQGPAPGATLAKSAALLRNELRRTAAARFVCGAGGVCVALLSLALSGFDLAPAVHIALAAAAACLCLAGELLERTLFFQAVVPHKMPGGIGR
- a CDS encoding nitrate reductase — its product is MSATVAARPRRLLAEASSLLHQREGRLTRELLLEPGRFGLGMVPATAAPTATTTAVCGYCSTGCGLNLHLRDGEAVGLTPATEYPVNLGMACPKGWEALAVLDSPDRATTPLLRSADGNLQPIDWPTALATFCSRMKAIQAEHGPQSVAFLSTGQIPTEEMMLLGALAKFGMGMIHGDGNTRQCMATAATAYKESFGFDAPPFTYADFEKSDLIVLIGANLCVGHPILWERVLQNRRGGKVVVVDPRATETAQAAWRHLAIRPKSDLALLYGIAHVLVREGWLDDNFIAAHTRGFEEFARHVEPFTPQRAAAATGLDPQQICDMAKLIHEHPRVSFWWTMGVNQSYEGTRTAQAIINLALMTGNIGRPGTGANSITGQCNAMGSRIFSNTTNLFGGRKFESESDRREAATALGVPVERIPDEPSWPYDRIVEGIRRGEIRGLWVVATNPAHSWIHQGDMRELLGRLDFLVVQDMYRTTETAQMADLVLPAAGWGEKEGTFINSERRIGLLKKVRRAPGEALADFTIFKLLAAAWGCEELFAAWGTPEDVFQTMKRLSRGRPCDVSGIRDYRMLDAAGGVQWPCPLELENPEPERRLFDDGRFFHEDGRARFVFDAPQSMPEPPDDEYPLVLLTGRGSVSQWHTQTRTAQSAVLRKLYPQSLHVELHPTDADRLGIVAGDEVTIESRRGALQAVVQVTAVVQPGQAFLPMHDAATNRLTLAHFDPHSRQPSYKDCAVRIRKHACQRGQS
- a CDS encoding NirA family protein; translated protein: MIDLADGCVLAAEPESTHGAAPFTAEQQSYLQGFALGADVARKVQGLPILAGSAGPKGATITLGGAAVAVPSGPPRPEQIHYDAQDRQLAAGGKLCAEEQAKRAVNPLDMRDLLQARAVAGEFPKGTDVFLTKYHGMFYVAPAQDAFMCRLRIPGGHLSSRQLDGLADLAEKYAGGYADVTTRANFQLREIAASDPIHVLMGLHDLGLTSLGAGADNIRNVTASPASGVDPQELIETLPLARAMHHHILHHREMYGLPRKFNIAFDGGGAIAALEDTNDVGFAAVRVPDEFADADCPAGTYFQLTLGGITGHCDFARPTGVLVRPDECVAVATAIVRVFSEFGDRTDRKRARLKYVLDERGFEWYLAEVQKHLPFALRYVAAERLAPRPADNRWGHVGFHPQKQSGRQYVGLSLPVGRLTVVQLRGIARIAERFGSGTIRLTVWQNVLVTDVADADVEAVKSEIEALGLDWRASSVRAGLVACTGAAGCKYAGADTKRHALLIADYVEERLELDQPVNIHLTGCHHSCAQHYIGDIGLIATAVEDGDDMVEGYHLLVGGGYGERQCLGRELCPSLRFDQVPAVVARLLEGYLARRRDPQESFHEFAARHEIPALRELCEAQLTAA
- a CDS encoding sulfite reductase subunit alpha, translated to MSLSLIPDSAPFSPEQRAWLNGFLSGWLGVNGEQPGGLNGNGVALGLLGDGDQGRTPTQAEEEFPWHDPGLPIVERLDLAAEKPLPRRLMAAMAQLDCGACGYQCQTYAEAIAAGEEKCLTLCAPGGGETAKAVKAILKEQGAAPAAAPTMNGASRPAPAGTRQNPAVARVKAIRNLNGPGSAKHTAHVEIDLADCGVAYKVGDALGVFPANCPELVEAIIDALGAKGDELVESPAGRELPLREALRLDCDLATVDDALVELLQNGGDPAEAAVVRRAEESDSLCEYDVLDLLQLAPSRRPTPAELAEALGRLQPRLYSIASSPLAHPGEVHLTVGRVETELRGRRRKGVASTMFADRLQPGDEVRVFVHAAHGFTVPADPAAPMIMVGPGTGIAPFRAFLEERIATGASGPNWLFFGDQRRATDFLYQEELEPLVAADRLRLDLAFSRDQDEKIYVQTRMLAAGEELFRWLEDGGCFFVCGDAKRMAVDVDRALCEIVARHGGLSPEAAAKYVNDLRRSGRYVRDVY